In Iodobacter fluviatilis, one DNA window encodes the following:
- a CDS encoding toxin-antitoxin system YwqK family antitoxin, with protein MPQAFELTSGSSKLSGTMTDGVLDGPFKVLDAKKPLASMQYKNGDLHGPMLMMHPNGKPSAQLNYHAGQLHGPAKFFSPQGALQRECIYQQGQLHGAAKNFFNNGKVAQLELYQAGLQHGEQLRYHPNGEIAERQQFKNGLSEGEAQQFAPDGKLLGPDGKPVSKMKAWLKT; from the coding sequence ATGCCCCAAGCTTTTGAACTAACAAGCGGCAGCAGCAAGCTGAGCGGCACAATGACAGATGGCGTGCTAGACGGGCCGTTTAAAGTGCTGGATGCCAAAAAGCCCCTCGCCTCCATGCAATATAAAAATGGCGATCTGCATGGGCCGATGCTGATGATGCATCCCAATGGCAAACCCTCCGCACAGCTTAATTACCATGCAGGCCAGCTGCATGGCCCGGCCAAATTCTTCTCGCCACAAGGCGCTTTGCAGCGTGAATGCATCTACCAGCAGGGGCAGCTGCATGGCGCGGCTAAAAATTTTTTTAACAATGGCAAAGTGGCCCAGCTGGAGCTCTATCAGGCGGGGCTGCAACATGGCGAGCAATTGCGTTATCACCCCAATGGGGAAATTGCAGAGCGCCAGCAGTTTAAAAATGGCCTGAGCGAAGGCGAAGCCCAGCAGTTTGCGCCAGATGGCAAATTGCTGGGGCCGGATGGCAAGCCGGTTTCCAAAATGAAGGCTTGGCTAAAAACATAA
- the tssI gene encoding type VI secretion system Vgr family protein, with amino-acid sequence MTRPTDTATSISLSASALADLYPDGVSGDEGLNQLGTMTLAGYSGTALTMDAAIATHLTVTLRHDTKTRPLDMLCAEIRQLPGDATVDKYSLTLRPWLWWLTLASNNRVFQAKSVPDIVKAVFAVHGFSDYSLKLDATYDPREYCVQYGESDFAFVSRLLEDEGIFWFFTHADGKHTLVLADSNDAFPACPNASSIAWLGQDMGGRELHGIRSGELCQQAVSTAYNTSDYEFTTASTSLYSQTKAVDGARSVYEHPGGYTAKAKGDALGKIRVAGLRSQETRFIGESDCRWLIPGHTFTLSGHDNAAANIEWVVTAVTHDTSHTHYRNRFSAIPKATPYHPPRLTPKPRMHTQTALVVGKSGEEIWTDEYGRIKIQFPWDQDGKKDETSSCWVRVMQAWSGKAFGAQFIPRIGQEVVVTFIDGDPDKPLVTGCVYNGDNSLPYALPANQTQSGIKTNSSKGGGGFNELRFEDKKDAEEVFLQAQKDLKTNILNDATHTIGHDEIRTVKNDRTRTVEEGNDSTTIAKGNRTLTVSKGDETTDIKGKRSVKAGGDEAREVGGDLTQKVTGNYSITVDGNLSIKVSGTISIESSGAYTAKSDAALTNQAGTSLTNKAGTALTNQAGTSLDNKAGTTLTNDGGVSLMNKGGAEQTVDGGGMLTIKGGLVKIN; translated from the coding sequence ATGACCCGCCCCACCGACACAGCCACCTCAATCTCCCTATCCGCCTCTGCCCTGGCGGATCTTTACCCCGATGGTGTGTCGGGGGATGAGGGTTTGAATCAGTTAGGGACGATGACGCTGGCGGGCTATAGCGGCACCGCGCTCACCATGGATGCGGCAATTGCCACGCATCTGACTGTCACCCTTAGGCACGATACTAAAACGCGGCCGCTGGATATGTTGTGTGCGGAGATTCGGCAGTTGCCGGGGGACGCCACGGTAGATAAATACAGCCTGACGCTGCGCCCCTGGCTGTGGTGGCTGACGCTGGCGAGTAATAACCGCGTGTTTCAGGCCAAAAGCGTGCCGGATATTGTGAAGGCGGTGTTTGCTGTGCATGGCTTTAGCGATTATTCGCTCAAACTCGATGCCACTTATGATCCGCGTGAGTACTGCGTGCAGTATGGCGAGAGCGATTTTGCCTTTGTTTCCCGCCTACTGGAAGACGAGGGGATTTTCTGGTTTTTTACCCATGCCGACGGCAAGCACACGCTGGTGCTGGCCGATAGCAACGATGCCTTCCCTGCCTGCCCCAATGCCAGCAGCATCGCTTGGCTGGGGCAGGATATGGGCGGACGGGAGCTGCACGGCATCCGCAGTGGCGAGCTGTGCCAGCAGGCGGTTTCCACCGCTTACAACACCAGCGATTACGAATTCACCACCGCCAGCACTTCGCTTTATTCGCAGACCAAGGCGGTGGATGGCGCACGCTCGGTGTATGAGCATCCGGGCGGCTATACCGCCAAGGCCAAAGGAGATGCGCTGGGCAAAATCCGCGTGGCCGGTTTACGCAGCCAGGAGACGCGCTTTATTGGCGAAAGCGACTGCCGCTGGCTGATCCCCGGCCACACTTTTACGCTGAGCGGCCACGATAATGCCGCCGCCAATATTGAATGGGTGGTCACCGCCGTTACGCACGACACCAGCCATACCCATTACCGCAACCGCTTCAGCGCCATCCCCAAGGCAACGCCCTACCATCCACCAAGGCTCACCCCCAAGCCGCGCATGCATACGCAAACCGCGCTGGTGGTAGGCAAATCAGGGGAAGAAATCTGGACTGACGAATATGGCCGCATCAAGATCCAGTTCCCATGGGATCAGGATGGCAAAAAAGACGAAACCAGCTCCTGCTGGGTGCGGGTGATGCAGGCGTGGAGCGGCAAAGCCTTTGGCGCGCAGTTTATTCCGCGCATCGGCCAGGAAGTGGTAGTGACCTTTATTGATGGCGATCCAGACAAGCCACTCGTCACCGGCTGCGTGTACAACGGCGACAACAGCCTGCCCTACGCCCTGCCCGCCAATCAGACGCAATCTGGCATCAAAACTAATTCTTCCAAAGGCGGTGGCGGCTTTAACGAGCTGCGTTTTGAAGATAAAAAAGACGCCGAAGAAGTGTTTCTGCAAGCGCAAAAAGACCTGAAAACCAATATTCTCAACGACGCCACCCACACCATAGGCCACGATGAAATCCGCACGGTAAAAAACGACCGCACCCGCACCGTAGAAGAAGGCAACGACAGCACCACCATAGCCAAAGGCAACCGCACACTCACCGTGAGCAAGGGGGATGAGACTACCGATATCAAAGGCAAGCGCAGCGTAAAAGCAGGCGGCGACGAGGCGCGGGAAGTAGGCGGTGATCTGACGCAAAAAGTCACAGGTAATTATTCCATCACTGTGGATGGCAATCTCAGCATCAAAGTCAGCGGCACCATCAGCATAGAAAGCAGCGGCGCTTACACCGCCAAGAGCGACGCCGCGCTCACCAATCAGGCGGGGACATCACTCACCAATAAAGCCGGTACAGCGCTAACCAACCAAGCAGGTACATCGCTGGATAATAAAGCGGGCACCACCCTTACCAACGACGGCGGTGTTAGCCTGATGAATAAAGGCGGCGCAGAGCAAACCGTGGATGGGGGCGGCATGCTGACCATTAAAGGCGGGCTGGTGAAGATTAATTGA
- a CDS encoding putative adhesin: MPRIIVNCHGGRVIGFPAHPGPFLVPVGISIHFYVLDGGILDNETGWHISNQRMRGEALGGVYHHVIFGGQMCQDYYGLPYAGLGISNGIFLEELNGRRGENYIRPILQALGSQRWGNPEPNTINPMYVNLPAVQGGGDYPRAVVTLSDIANCPGVTDVDWIACREHW; encoded by the coding sequence ATGCCAAGAATTATAGTTAACTGCCACGGTGGGCGCGTTATTGGTTTCCCCGCTCACCCTGGCCCATTTCTGGTTCCAGTAGGTATATCAATTCATTTCTATGTATTGGATGGTGGAATACTTGATAATGAGACTGGATGGCATATATCCAATCAAAGAATGAGAGGTGAAGCTCTAGGCGGCGTATACCATCATGTAATTTTCGGAGGTCAGATGTGTCAAGATTATTATGGCCTTCCATATGCTGGTTTGGGTATATCGAATGGTATCTTCCTAGAAGAATTGAACGGAAGAAGAGGAGAAAATTATATCAGGCCAATTCTTCAAGCACTCGGAAGCCAACGATGGGGGAACCCTGAGCCCAATACCATAAATCCTATGTATGTCAATTTACCAGCTGTTCAAGGTGGTGGAGATTACCCTAGAGCCGTAGTGACCCTGAGCGATATAGCGAATTGCCCCGGTGTAACAGATGTTGATTGGATAGCGTGCCGGGAACATTGGTAG
- the tssH gene encoding type VI secretion system ATPase TssH has product MSLDLSALIALLNMPCREALERAAQRCLVQTHFYIEIEHLLLELIDIEAGDLAAILPRCGISRDALNTEINTALERFKRGNTRTPAFATHTVKLLESAVVYATVSHNQRVRSGMLLLAILENEELRSLLLNGVSSLLSINRDTLRSELSNWSAASCEAPPAPAKEAGQQPAAATTGNIPNAPENSVLSQYTQDLCADARAGKIDPIVGRDGEIRQAIDILLRRRQNNPILVGAPGVGKTAVVEGLALRIAAGEVPPALKNVALRVLDLGLLQAGASLKGEFEQRLKSVIEAVKNSEIPIILFIDEAHTLVGAGAAEGQNDAANLLKPALARGELRTIAATTWLEYKKYFEKDPALARRFQLVQVEEPDEATAIEMLRGVAAELEQHHGVYVLDAAICDAVKLSHRYITGRQLPDKAISVLDTACARVALAQHDVPPQLESARHRQNAINDELNRLEREQLTGAPHQERITALQAEHGQLKAQIQELENRWQEEKAAVVELLSAHAALIKLAKQQPRSSDEEELFTDLPATIKRLESGLDTIRQDDTMVPAHVDSRTVAAVIAGWTGIPVGKMLADEAYAIRTLAKRMGQRIVGQQSALDTIASRIQAYRAGLTDPAKPVGVFLLPGPTGVGKTETAYALADALYGGERNLVTINLSEYQEAHTVSQLKGAPPGYVGYGSGGVLTEAVRRKPYCVVLLDEIEKAHPDVLEAFYNVFDKGMMEDGSGLVVDFKNTVILATSNVGAELIIDTPPQNFATTQFADDLRHTLLQSFRPAFLARMTVVPYRALDDAILSEIVKAKLAKLKKRYTDATGKTFEFESGIVAAVLARCRGAGARDVDNVLMGEVVGKLAEWVLE; this is encoded by the coding sequence ATGAGCCTGGATTTAAGCGCCCTGATTGCCCTGCTGAACATGCCCTGCCGCGAAGCACTGGAGCGCGCCGCCCAGCGCTGCCTGGTACAAACACATTTTTATATCGAAATAGAACATCTGCTGCTGGAGCTGATCGATATCGAAGCAGGTGATCTGGCCGCCATTTTGCCACGCTGCGGCATCAGCCGTGATGCGCTCAACACCGAAATCAACACCGCGCTGGAGCGCTTTAAACGCGGCAACACCCGCACCCCGGCCTTTGCCACGCACACCGTTAAGCTTTTAGAAAGCGCCGTGGTTTACGCCACTGTCAGTCACAATCAGCGAGTGCGCTCCGGCATGCTGCTGCTGGCTATTTTAGAAAATGAAGAACTGCGCAGCCTGCTGCTCAATGGCGTTTCATCCTTACTCAGCATTAACCGCGACACCCTGCGCAGCGAGCTGAGTAACTGGAGCGCCGCCTCCTGCGAAGCGCCACCTGCACCCGCCAAAGAAGCCGGGCAGCAGCCCGCCGCTGCAACCACTGGCAACATACCCAATGCGCCAGAAAACAGCGTGCTCAGCCAATACACACAAGACTTATGCGCCGATGCGCGCGCAGGCAAGATTGATCCGATTGTTGGGCGAGATGGCGAAATCCGTCAGGCCATCGATATCTTGCTGCGGCGCAGGCAAAACAACCCTATTTTGGTGGGCGCACCGGGCGTGGGCAAAACGGCGGTGGTAGAAGGCCTAGCACTCAGAATCGCCGCAGGCGAAGTACCGCCCGCACTTAAAAACGTGGCACTGCGTGTATTAGATTTAGGCCTGCTGCAAGCGGGCGCCAGCCTGAAAGGCGAGTTTGAGCAGCGCTTAAAAAGTGTGATCGAAGCGGTTAAAAACTCAGAAATCCCGATTATTTTATTTATTGATGAAGCGCATACGCTGGTGGGTGCTGGCGCGGCCGAAGGGCAAAACGATGCCGCCAACCTACTCAAACCCGCCTTGGCCCGTGGCGAGCTGCGCACCATCGCCGCCACCACATGGCTGGAATACAAAAAATACTTTGAAAAAGACCCGGCGCTGGCAAGGCGTTTTCAACTGGTGCAAGTAGAGGAGCCAGACGAGGCCACCGCCATCGAAATGCTGCGTGGCGTGGCGGCTGAGCTGGAGCAGCACCACGGTGTGTATGTGCTGGATGCAGCTATTTGCGACGCGGTAAAACTATCACACCGCTATATCACCGGCCGACAATTACCCGACAAAGCCATCAGCGTGCTCGACACCGCCTGCGCCCGCGTGGCGCTGGCCCAGCACGATGTGCCGCCGCAACTAGAAAGCGCCCGCCACCGGCAAAACGCCATTAACGACGAACTCAATCGACTAGAGCGCGAGCAACTCACCGGTGCACCGCACCAAGAGCGCATCACCGCTTTACAAGCCGAGCATGGCCAGCTTAAAGCGCAGATTCAAGAATTAGAAAACCGCTGGCAGGAAGAAAAAGCCGCCGTGGTGGAGCTACTCAGCGCCCACGCTGCCTTAATCAAATTAGCCAAGCAACAGCCACGCAGCAGCGATGAAGAAGAGTTGTTTACCGACCTGCCCGCCACCATCAAACGGCTGGAAAGCGGGCTGGACACCATCCGCCAAGACGACACCATGGTGCCCGCCCATGTGGATTCGCGCACCGTTGCCGCCGTGATTGCAGGCTGGACAGGGATTCCGGTTGGCAAAATGCTGGCCGACGAGGCCTACGCCATCCGCACCCTCGCCAAGCGCATGGGGCAAAGGATTGTCGGCCAGCAAAGCGCGCTGGATACCATCGCCAGCCGCATTCAGGCTTATCGCGCGGGCCTGACCGACCCGGCTAAACCGGTCGGCGTATTTCTGCTGCCCGGCCCCACTGGGGTCGGCAAAACCGAAACCGCCTACGCGCTGGCCGATGCGCTCTACGGCGGCGAGCGCAATCTGGTGACCATTAATTTGTCTGAATACCAAGAAGCCCACACCGTCAGCCAGCTAAAAGGCGCACCGCCCGGCTATGTGGGCTACGGCAGCGGCGGCGTGCTCACCGAAGCGGTGCGGCGCAAACCTTACTGCGTGGTCTTGTTGGACGAAATCGAAAAAGCCCACCCCGATGTGCTGGAAGCGTTTTACAACGTATTTGATAAAGGCATGATGGAAGACGGCAGCGGCCTTGTGGTCGATTTTAAAAACACCGTCATCCTCGCCACCAGCAATGTAGGGGCCGAGCTGATTATCGACACGCCCCCACAAAATTTCGCTACCACCCAATTCGCCGACGACTTGCGCCACACCCTACTGCAATCCTTCCGGCCCGCTTTTCTAGCCCGCATGACCGTCGTGCCCTACCGCGCCCTAGACGACGCCATTCTCAGCGAAATAGTCAAAGCCAAATTAGCCAAATTAAAAAAACGCTATACGGATGCGACGGGTAAAACATTTGAATTTGAAAGCGGGATAGTCGCGGCGGTATTGGCAAGATGCCGGGGAGCGGGAGCGAGGGATGTGGATAATGTTTTGATGGGAGAGGTAGTGGGGAAATTGGCGGAATGGGTGTTGGAGTGA
- the tssG gene encoding type VI secretion system baseplate subunit TssG, translated as MPANTLINELFAAPYRFEFAQALALLEKCYPRKTPLGTGLDPRQETVRLSGPLYPLFYPSALASLSKTSPRLCFRASTKTFKLSLKSKPVKRRSHASQLELQACHFGLGGPDGPLPYVYQEWLQGRRLQKDYAPAAFLDLFHQRILGQLYRVQGKHRIAAPFTPPDRSAVQPLLRALAGILPKPLHNRQQISDQALLARVPILANRRRSVEGFKALVASYWGDALTIRQFDGAWSNLPASHLSLLGQKNNTLGHNAVAGKRIWDEHAGITLTLGPLSLDKYLAYLPTGKLYDKLMALAAFYFGPEMRCRLVLKLSPDAKTASDGSKESPARPLSKTGTPFLLGQTTWLGGSSNTPRQCQIAPKTAATL; from the coding sequence ATGCCTGCTAACACCCTCATCAACGAGCTCTTCGCCGCGCCCTATCGCTTTGAGTTTGCTCAGGCGCTGGCGCTGCTGGAAAAATGCTACCCGCGCAAAACGCCGCTGGGTACAGGGCTGGACCCCCGCCAAGAAACGGTGCGTTTAAGCGGGCCGCTCTACCCGCTGTTTTACCCCAGCGCACTGGCCTCGCTCAGCAAAACCAGCCCTCGCCTTTGCTTCAGGGCCAGCACTAAAACCTTCAAACTTAGCCTCAAAAGCAAGCCTGTAAAGCGGCGCTCGCACGCCAGCCAGCTAGAATTACAAGCCTGCCATTTTGGCCTAGGTGGCCCTGATGGCCCGCTGCCCTATGTTTATCAGGAATGGCTGCAAGGGCGGCGCTTACAAAAAGATTATGCTCCGGCAGCTTTTTTGGATTTATTTCATCAGCGCATCCTCGGCCAGCTGTATCGGGTGCAGGGCAAGCATCGTATTGCCGCGCCATTTACCCCGCCGGATCGCAGTGCCGTACAGCCGCTGCTGCGCGCACTGGCAGGCATCCTGCCCAAGCCCTTACACAATCGCCAGCAGATCAGTGATCAAGCCTTACTGGCACGCGTACCCATCCTTGCTAATCGTCGCCGCTCGGTAGAGGGTTTTAAAGCGCTGGTTGCCAGCTACTGGGGCGATGCGCTGACGATCAGGCAATTTGACGGCGCTTGGAGCAATCTGCCCGCATCACACCTCAGCCTGCTGGGGCAAAAAAACAATACGCTGGGCCACAATGCCGTGGCAGGTAAGCGAATCTGGGACGAACACGCAGGCATTACCCTCACCCTTGGCCCGCTGTCTTTAGATAAATATCTAGCCTATCTGCCCACAGGCAAGCTTTACGACAAGCTGATGGCGCTGGCGGCGTTTTATTTTGGGCCAGAGATGCGTTGCAGGCTGGTATTAAAACTCTCCCCTGATGCCAAAACAGCCAGCGACGGCAGCAAAGAATCCCCTGCCCGCCCGCTATCCAAAACCGGCACGCCCTTTTTACTCGGCCAGACCACGTGGTTGGGCGGCTCAAGCAATACCCCCCGGCAATGCCAAATTGCCCCTAAAACGGCAGCCACACTATGA
- the tssF gene encoding type VI secretion system baseplate subunit TssF produces MSDSIDDVLLDYYQRELTWLRHAGADFAERFPKIAHRLELSEYECPDPHIERLLEGFAFLNARLQRQLDDDFSQLSSALLEELYPYAIRPMPSTAIACFQADASKGNANGGLEIKRGTSLFVNHQRNEQETDSIYFRTTAPLTVWPLQIDDALLLDAEEAQKLTGLAKAQSALKIRIHCNAAGGWPALTLNTLKVHLAGSPLTAAALYDLLGAHSIALFSLLQNKITPIKGLPEACGFTDDEALLPSESGALASHRMLLEYFSCPAKFAFFELPISIPASTAQDLDIIIVFNTAPASRLSLQASDLALGCVPVINLFPRTSEPLRPSGKTREYRIVADSHREHATEIYAIGQVRASKACGAQIVPRYFGLNHGNTNGCFWHARRVDGVAQRRGSDMLLTWVNAHFLATDPPAPTLSAELLCTNRFLAESLAAGTVLAFEQPGPVAKVRLMASPTPQLPHSSAAQWRLVSQLSLNHLSLIEGPQALAALREILNLYNVGHSAATQQQIAGIRSIYTQRTVDRVGKEAWRGWRNGLEVRLELDASLFAGSSRVLFSGVLAQFFAQYASVNRFIRTVLVEKDREIKTWQPLVGDPLIL; encoded by the coding sequence ATGAGCGATTCGATAGACGATGTTTTGCTTGATTACTACCAGCGGGAGCTCACTTGGCTGCGCCACGCTGGGGCGGATTTTGCTGAGCGTTTTCCTAAGATTGCCCATCGCCTAGAGCTATCCGAATACGAATGCCCCGACCCGCATATTGAGCGCCTGCTCGAAGGATTCGCTTTCTTAAATGCCCGCCTGCAACGCCAGTTAGACGATGATTTTTCGCAGCTGAGCAGTGCATTACTAGAAGAGCTTTACCCCTACGCCATCCGCCCCATGCCTTCCACCGCCATTGCCTGTTTTCAGGCCGATGCAAGCAAGGGCAATGCCAATGGCGGGCTTGAAATCAAGCGCGGCACGTCGCTGTTTGTAAACCACCAAAGAAACGAGCAAGAAACCGACAGTATTTACTTCAGAACCACCGCCCCGCTTACCGTCTGGCCTTTGCAAATTGACGACGCGCTATTGCTGGATGCCGAAGAAGCACAAAAACTCACCGGCCTTGCCAAGGCGCAATCGGCGCTTAAAATTCGCATTCATTGCAATGCTGCAGGAGGCTGGCCAGCGCTGACTTTAAACACACTCAAAGTGCATTTAGCCGGATCGCCGCTCACTGCCGCAGCGCTTTACGATTTACTTGGCGCACACAGTATCGCCCTATTTAGCTTACTGCAAAACAAGATCACCCCCATCAAAGGCTTACCTGAGGCCTGCGGGTTTACTGATGATGAAGCGCTTTTACCCAGTGAAAGCGGCGCACTCGCCAGCCACCGCATGCTGCTCGAATACTTTAGCTGCCCGGCCAAGTTTGCATTTTTTGAGCTGCCAATCAGCATCCCTGCCAGCACAGCGCAAGATTTAGACATCATTATCGTGTTTAACACCGCACCAGCCAGCCGCCTTAGCCTGCAAGCCAGTGATTTGGCCTTGGGATGCGTGCCGGTGATTAATTTATTCCCACGTACTTCCGAGCCTTTACGCCCCAGCGGAAAAACGCGCGAATACCGCATTGTGGCCGACAGCCACAGAGAGCACGCCACCGAGATTTATGCCATCGGCCAGGTACGCGCCAGCAAGGCCTGCGGCGCGCAAATAGTGCCGCGCTATTTTGGCCTAAACCATGGCAACACCAACGGCTGCTTCTGGCACGCCAGACGCGTTGACGGCGTCGCTCAGCGGCGCGGCAGCGATATGTTGCTCACTTGGGTAAACGCACATTTTCTGGCCACCGACCCGCCCGCCCCCACGCTGAGTGCAGAGCTGCTTTGCACCAATCGTTTTCTCGCAGAATCGCTGGCGGCTGGCACAGTACTGGCCTTTGAGCAGCCCGGCCCTGTGGCCAAAGTGCGCCTCATGGCCTCGCCCACGCCGCAGCTGCCCCACAGTAGCGCCGCGCAATGGCGCTTGGTTTCGCAGCTTTCCTTAAATCATTTGTCACTCATCGAAGGCCCGCAAGCCCTTGCTGCGCTACGCGAAATATTAAACCTCTACAACGTCGGCCACAGCGCCGCCACCCAACAACAAATCGCCGGAATTCGCAGCATCTACACCCAGCGCACAGTAGATCGAGTCGGCAAAGAAGCATGGCGCGGCTGGCGCAACGGGCTGGAAGTCAGGCTGGAGCTGGACGCCAGCCTGTTTGCAGGCAGCAGCCGCGTCTTATTCTCCGGCGTACTCGCCCAATTCTTCGCCCAATACGCCAGCGTAAACCGCTTTATCCGCACCGTATTGGTAGAAAAAGACCGAGAAATAAAAACATGGCAACCGCTAGTGGGCGATCCCTTGATTCTGTGA
- the tssE gene encoding type VI secretion system baseplate subunit TssE: MQTEKFRVPLFERLEDDAPQSAEVTPHRQYGKAAVMASVCHELSRILNTRRSSMPRLSEHSIIDYGIADWSGFKTGFDADRRQFIRDIKQAISVFEPRLKNIQIEIFSTDGRNAALSICAELRGTHNERTVLCIKQTEDGMSVEEVDV; the protein is encoded by the coding sequence ATGCAAACCGAAAAATTCAGAGTGCCCTTATTTGAGCGCCTAGAAGACGACGCGCCACAAAGCGCAGAAGTCACCCCGCACCGCCAGTATGGCAAAGCCGCGGTGATGGCATCGGTGTGCCATGAGCTTTCCCGAATACTCAATACCCGCAGAAGCAGCATGCCTAGGTTAAGCGAGCACAGCATTATTGACTACGGCATCGCCGACTGGAGCGGCTTTAAAACGGGCTTTGATGCAGACCGCCGCCAATTTATCCGCGACATCAAACAAGCCATCAGCGTGTTTGAACCACGGCTAAAAAACATACAGATCGAGATATTCAGCACCGATGGTCGAAATGCCGCCCTGAGTATCTGCGCCGAATTACGCGGCACACACAACGAACGAACCGTGCTGTGTATTAAGCAAACTGAGGATGGGATGAGTGTTGAGGAAGTAGATGTTTAA